In Pseudomonas fakonensis, one DNA window encodes the following:
- a CDS encoding DUF6586 family protein, translating into MAQELYTRTNQKLFFAGLALESMAKAEHSQAMNAQGLVQAERESALFHLYGALLGLCHEIGGFYRLPVVATVEQALADEALNSIAIPEVAEMLELVRQRETWLAQLLGAYADLFRPPVAKKNAKTDVTQPLIQAVNLDEPEHPALSREELESWRNNLKGLVRRFRDALSEC; encoded by the coding sequence ATGGCCCAGGAACTCTACACCCGCACCAACCAGAAACTGTTCTTCGCCGGCCTTGCGCTGGAGTCCATGGCCAAGGCCGAGCACAGCCAGGCGATGAACGCCCAGGGCCTGGTCCAGGCCGAGCGCGAGTCGGCGCTGTTTCACCTGTACGGTGCGCTGCTGGGCCTGTGCCACGAGATCGGTGGCTTCTACCGTCTGCCGGTGGTGGCCACGGTCGAGCAGGCCCTCGCCGATGAGGCGCTGAACAGCATCGCTATCCCTGAAGTGGCTGAGATGCTCGAACTGGTGCGCCAGCGGGAAACCTGGCTGGCTCAGTTGCTGGGCGCTTATGCCGATTTGTTCCGACCACCGGTCGCGAAAAAAAACGCGAAAACCGACGTTACCCAGCCATTGATCCAGGCGGTCAACCTTGACGAACCCGAGCACCCGGCGCTGTCGCGCGAGGAGCTGGAGAGCTGGCGCAACAACCTTAAAGGCTTGGTGAGACGATTCCGCGACGCGTTGAGTGAGTGCTGA
- the sulA gene encoding SOS-induced cell division inhibitor SulA: MQPFIQASQPTQLPLFEAFLAQPVLPGLKAKEAPGKATQPELFSELTLRGAPGHCHSLLAPILRELSEEDDNRWLTLIAPPGSLTQAWLRDAGLNRERILLLQPGGNQTALQLACEALRLGRSHTVVSWLGNVNHSIRQQLLRAAATGNAQSLNIRLG; the protein is encoded by the coding sequence ATGCAGCCGTTCATCCAAGCTTCCCAGCCCACTCAGTTGCCGCTGTTCGAGGCCTTCCTCGCCCAGCCGGTACTGCCGGGGCTCAAAGCCAAAGAGGCACCCGGCAAAGCCACCCAGCCCGAGCTGTTCAGCGAGCTGACCCTGCGCGGCGCCCCGGGGCACTGCCATAGCTTGCTGGCGCCGATCCTGCGCGAGCTCAGCGAAGAAGACGACAACCGTTGGCTGACACTGATCGCCCCGCCCGGGAGCCTCACTCAAGCCTGGCTGCGTGACGCCGGTCTGAACCGCGAACGCATCTTGCTGCTGCAACCCGGCGGCAACCAGACTGCCCTGCAACTGGCCTGCGAAGCCTTGCGTCTGGGCCGCAGCCACACCGTGGTCAGCTGGCTGGGCAACGTCAACCACAGCATCCGCCAGCAACTGCTGCGTGCTGCGGCCACCGGAAACGCACAAAGCCTGAACATCCGCCTCGGCTGA
- the lexA gene encoding transcriptional repressor LexA → MLKLTPRQAEILAFIKRCLEDNGFPPTRAEIAQELGFKSPNAAEEHLKALARKGAIEMTPGASRGIRIPGLEAKAEENGLPIIGRVAAGAPILAEQHIEESCNINPAFFHPRADYLLRVHGMSMKDIGIFDGDLLAVHTTREARNGQVVVARIGDEVTVKRFQREGNKVWLIAENPEFAPIEVDLKEQELVIEGLSVGVLRR, encoded by the coding sequence ATGCTGAAACTGACGCCACGCCAAGCCGAGATTCTGGCTTTCATCAAACGTTGCCTCGAAGACAACGGCTTCCCGCCGACCCGCGCCGAAATCGCGCAGGAGCTCGGTTTCAAGTCGCCGAATGCCGCCGAGGAACACCTGAAGGCCCTCGCCCGCAAGGGCGCCATCGAGATGACCCCGGGCGCCTCCCGAGGCATCCGCATCCCGGGCCTTGAAGCCAAGGCCGAGGAAAACGGCCTGCCGATCATCGGCCGCGTGGCCGCCGGTGCACCGATCCTCGCCGAGCAGCACATCGAAGAATCGTGCAACATCAACCCGGCGTTCTTCCACCCGCGTGCCGACTACCTGCTGCGGGTACACGGCATGAGCATGAAGGACATCGGCATTTTCGACGGCGACCTGCTCGCCGTGCACACCACCCGCGAGGCCCGCAACGGCCAGGTGGTGGTGGCCCGTATCGGTGACGAAGTGACCGTCAAGCGCTTCCAGCGCGAAGGCAACAAGGTCTGGCTGATCGCCGAAAACCCAGAATTCGCCCCCATCGAAGTCGACCTGAAGGAACAGGAGCTGGTGATCGAGGGCTTGAGCGTCGGCGTTCTGCGCCGCTGA
- a CDS encoding TetR/AcrR family transcriptional regulator, giving the protein MAQSETVERILDAAEQLFAERGFAETSLRLITSKAGVNLAAVNYHFGSKKALIQAVFSRFLGPFCASLERELERRQGRPEQKATLEELLEMLVEQALAVQPRSNNDLSIFMRLLGLAFSQSQGHLRRYLEDMYGKVFRRYMLLVNEAAPRIPPLELFWRVHFMLGAAAFSMSGIKALRAIAETDFGINTSIEQVMRLMVPFLAAGMRADSGVTDEAMAAAQLRPRSKTSAPAKA; this is encoded by the coding sequence ATGGCCCAATCGGAAACCGTAGAACGCATCCTCGATGCGGCAGAGCAGCTGTTCGCGGAGCGCGGGTTCGCGGAAACCTCGTTGCGGCTGATCACCAGCAAGGCCGGGGTCAACCTGGCGGCGGTGAACTACCACTTCGGTTCGAAGAAGGCCCTGATCCAGGCAGTGTTCTCGCGCTTCCTCGGCCCGTTCTGCGCAAGCCTGGAGCGTGAACTGGAGCGCCGCCAGGGCCGCCCCGAGCAAAAGGCAACGCTTGAAGAGTTGCTGGAAATGCTGGTGGAGCAGGCGCTGGCCGTGCAGCCGCGCAGCAACAACGACCTGTCGATCTTCATGCGCCTGCTGGGCCTGGCCTTCAGCCAGAGCCAGGGCCACCTGCGCCGCTACCTCGAAGACATGTACGGCAAGGTGTTCCGCCGCTACATGCTGCTGGTCAACGAAGCCGCCCCGCGCATCCCGCCGCTGGAGCTGTTCTGGCGCGTGCACTTCATGCTCGGCGCTGCGGCGTTCAGCATGTCCGGCATCAAGGCCCTGCGCGCCATTGCCGAAACCGACTTCGGTATCAATACCTCGATCGAGCAGGTGATGCGCCTGATGGTGCCGTTCCTGGCTGCCGGCATGCGCGCCGACAGCGGCGTCACCGACGAAGCCATGGCCGCAGCGCAGCTGCGCCCGCGCAGCAAGACCAGCGCGCCGGCCAAAGCCTGA
- the nagZ gene encoding beta-N-acetylhexosaminidase, whose protein sequence is MQGSLMVDIAGHWLTAEDRHLLRQPEVAGLIIFARNIDSPRQVRELCASIRAIRPDLILAVDQEGGRVQRLRQGFVRLPAMRAIADNANAEYLAEQCGWLMATEVLAVGLDLSFAPVLDLDHQRSAVVGSRAFEGSPERATQLAGAFIRGMNAAGMAACGKHFPGHGWAEADSHVAIPVDERSLEQLRAADLVPFTRLSGQLAAVMPAHVIYPQVDNQPAGFSRRWLQEILRGELGFDGVIFSDDLSMAGAHVVGDAASRIEAALSAGCDMGLVCNDRAAAELALSAAQRMKVTPSPRIARMRGQGFARTDYRQQPRWLEALGALKDAQLVD, encoded by the coding sequence CTGCAAGGCTCCCTGATGGTGGATATCGCCGGCCACTGGCTCACCGCCGAAGACCGCCACCTGCTGCGCCAGCCTGAAGTGGCCGGCCTGATCATCTTCGCCCGCAACATCGACAGCCCGCGCCAGGTGCGCGAGCTGTGCGCCTCGATCCGCGCTATCCGCCCCGACTTGATCCTTGCCGTCGACCAGGAAGGTGGCCGCGTGCAGCGCCTGCGCCAGGGCTTCGTACGCCTGCCGGCGATGCGCGCCATCGCCGACAACGCCAACGCCGAGTACCTGGCCGAACAGTGCGGTTGGCTGATGGCCACCGAGGTGCTGGCCGTGGGCCTGGATCTGAGCTTCGCCCCGGTGCTGGACCTTGACCACCAGCGCAGCGCAGTGGTGGGCAGCCGTGCTTTCGAGGGTAGTCCCGAGCGCGCCACGCAACTGGCCGGCGCGTTCATTCGCGGCATGAATGCTGCCGGCATGGCCGCCTGCGGCAAGCACTTCCCCGGGCATGGCTGGGCCGAGGCCGACTCACACGTGGCCATCCCGGTGGATGAGCGCAGCCTGGAGCAGTTGCGTGCAGCGGACCTTGTACCGTTCACCCGCCTGAGCGGCCAGTTGGCGGCGGTGATGCCGGCCCATGTGATCTACCCACAGGTGGACAACCAGCCAGCCGGCTTCTCGCGCCGCTGGTTGCAGGAGATTCTGCGCGGTGAGCTGGGCTTTGACGGGGTGATCTTCAGCGACGACCTGTCCATGGCCGGCGCCCATGTGGTGGGCGATGCCGCCAGCCGCATCGAGGCGGCGCTGAGCGCCGGCTGTGACATGGGCCTGGTGTGCAACGACCGGGCTGCAGCCGAGCTGGCCCTGAGCGCGGCGCAGCGCATGAAGGTCACGCCGTCGCCGCGCATCGCACGGATGCGCGGGCAGGGCTTTGCGCGGACCGATTACCGCCAGCAGCCGCGTTGGCTGGAAGCGCTGGGGGCGTTGAAGGACGCGCAGCTGGTCGATTGA
- a CDS encoding DEAD/DEAH box helicase yields MVCYQLRLSDDGCALRVRKGTRDENGIRYSRVQSLYEFLYEPPRFVQEEDIRILRLLAAQNLPSGAERGYPLKGQEGGELLQRALDTGRMLYDESLPLLLQGPTRQAEFRWVRQDNGNYVGIWYHGDEPLRCVLPLLPLYYFDYLTREIGKVGHGLDPHIAQQLTLAPDVPEHLVVPLSHKLNALNHQLPTPTTLDEQLLDGIQPVAHLTLGSLEFSAYMPKTGRMQRQMQHRAALAFDYDGLRANGSDDKPLTRLAGNTSQRIRRQPQAEQALRKALRDFGFKPATRQSKALPDSAGEMLQLPDDEAWLRFAREGLAKLREAGWVIDVHRDFAFNLHEVDDWYASIDEAPGHEWFDLELGIVVDGQRHSLLPIVLQLLRASPELLRPSELARRSDDEHLLLDLNRARHDAPALRVALPYGRIKAVMGTLGELYLHEDAVGPSLRMERADAARLNDIEGLPLLWEGGAQVRDLGRRLRDARDLQVEPPKGLNATLRPYQQQGLNWLQALREMGTGGILGDDMGLGKTLQTLAHLLLEKEAGRLNSPALAVMPTSLVPNWLDEAQRFAPGLRVLALHGPGRNKHFAALAEYDLVLTTYALVPRDLEHLKAQPWHLLVLDEAQNIKSATSKAAHAVRELQANQRLCLTGTPMENNLGELWSIFHFLMPGWLGDSKRFSHDYRTPIERHGDAERMAHLAGRIRPFLLRRTKEQVATELPAKTEMVHWVELSDAQRDTYEAVRVAMDKKVRDEIARNGASRSQIVILDALLKLRQVCCDLRLVKGDETKGSFADKGKLGSLLEMLDELLREGRKVLLFSQFTSMLALIEQELVKRGIRYSLLTGDTRDRRAPVQQFQNGDSEVFLISLKAGGTGLNLTAADTVIHYDPWWNPASENQATDRAYRIGQDKPVFVFKLITRGTVEEKIQLLQQEKAALAAGLLDGGQAGQWRLGDDEIEALFAPLPGKRNR; encoded by the coding sequence ATGGTCTGCTACCAGTTGCGCCTGAGCGACGACGGCTGCGCTCTGCGCGTGCGCAAGGGCACCCGCGACGAAAACGGCATCCGCTACAGCCGGGTGCAGTCGCTGTACGAGTTTCTCTATGAGCCGCCACGCTTCGTGCAGGAAGAAGACATTCGCATCCTGCGCCTGCTGGCAGCGCAGAACCTGCCCAGCGGCGCCGAGCGCGGCTACCCGCTCAAAGGCCAGGAAGGCGGCGAACTGCTGCAGCGCGCGCTGGATACCGGCCGCATGCTCTACGACGAAAGCTTGCCGCTGCTGCTGCAAGGCCCCACGCGCCAGGCCGAGTTCCGCTGGGTGCGCCAGGACAACGGCAACTATGTCGGTATCTGGTACCACGGCGATGAACCGCTGCGTTGCGTGCTGCCACTGCTGCCGCTGTATTACTTCGACTACCTCACCCGCGAAATCGGCAAGGTCGGCCACGGCCTCGACCCGCATATCGCCCAGCAACTGACACTGGCACCCGATGTTCCTGAACACCTGGTCGTGCCCCTCAGCCACAAGCTCAATGCCTTGAACCATCAACTCCCCACCCCGACCACCCTAGACGAACAACTGCTCGACGGCATCCAGCCGGTTGCCCACCTGACCCTGGGCAGCCTCGAATTCAGTGCCTACATGCCCAAGACCGGGCGCATGCAGCGGCAGATGCAGCACCGCGCCGCGCTGGCCTTCGACTACGACGGCCTGCGCGCCAACGGCAGCGACGACAAGCCGCTGACCCGCCTGGCCGGCAACACCAGCCAGCGCATCCGCCGCCAGCCCCAGGCCGAACAAGCCCTGCGCAAGGCCCTGCGCGACTTTGGTTTCAAGCCTGCCACCCGGCAAAGCAAGGCGCTGCCCGACAGTGCCGGCGAAATGCTCCAGTTGCCCGACGACGAAGCCTGGCTGCGCTTTGCCCGCGAAGGCCTGGCAAAGCTGCGCGAAGCCGGCTGGGTGATCGACGTGCACCGCGACTTTGCCTTCAACCTGCACGAGGTGGACGACTGGTACGCCAGCATCGACGAGGCGCCGGGCCACGAATGGTTCGACCTGGAGCTGGGCATCGTGGTCGACGGCCAACGCCACAGCCTGCTGCCGATCGTGCTGCAGTTGCTGCGCGCCAGCCCCGAGCTGCTGCGCCCCAGCGAACTGGCCCGGCGCAGCGACGACGAACACCTGCTGCTGGACCTCAACCGCGCTCGCCACGACGCCCCGGCGCTGCGCGTCGCCCTGCCCTACGGCCGCATCAAGGCGGTGATGGGCACCCTGGGCGAGCTGTACCTGCACGAGGATGCAGTCGGCCCCAGCCTGCGCATGGAGCGCGCCGACGCCGCGCGCCTGAACGACATCGAAGGCTTGCCGCTGCTGTGGGAAGGTGGCGCCCAGGTACGCGACCTGGGCCGGCGCCTGCGCGATGCCCGCGACCTGCAGGTGGAGCCGCCCAAGGGCCTGAATGCCACCCTGCGCCCCTACCAGCAGCAGGGCCTCAACTGGCTGCAGGCGCTGCGCGAAATGGGCACCGGCGGCATCCTCGGCGACGACATGGGCCTGGGCAAGACCCTGCAGACCCTCGCCCACCTGCTGCTGGAAAAAGAAGCCGGGCGTCTGAACAGCCCGGCCCTGGCGGTGATGCCCACCAGCCTTGTGCCCAACTGGCTCGACGAGGCCCAGCGCTTTGCCCCCGGCCTGCGCGTACTGGCCCTGCATGGCCCGGGCCGCAACAAGCACTTCGCCGCGCTGGCCGAGTACGACCTGGTGCTGACCACCTACGCCCTGGTGCCGCGCGACCTCGAACACCTCAAGGCCCAGCCCTGGCACCTGCTGGTGCTGGACGAGGCGCAGAACATCAAGAGCGCCACCAGCAAGGCCGCCCACGCCGTGCGTGAGCTGCAGGCCAACCAGCGCCTGTGCCTGACCGGCACGCCGATGGAAAACAACCTGGGCGAGTTGTGGTCGATCTTCCACTTCCTGATGCCCGGCTGGCTGGGCGACAGCAAGCGCTTCAGCCATGACTACCGCACCCCCATCGAGCGCCATGGCGACGCCGAGCGCATGGCCCACCTGGCCGGGCGCATCCGCCCGTTCCTGCTGCGCCGCACCAAGGAGCAGGTGGCCACCGAACTGCCGGCCAAGACCGAGATGGTCCACTGGGTCGAGCTGAGCGATGCCCAGCGTGACACCTACGAGGCCGTACGGGTGGCGATGGACAAGAAGGTCCGCGACGAAATCGCCCGCAACGGCGCCTCGCGCAGCCAGATTGTCATCCTCGACGCGCTGCTCAAGCTGCGCCAGGTGTGCTGCGACCTGCGCCTGGTGAAGGGTGATGAAACCAAGGGCAGCTTCGCCGACAAGGGCAAGCTGGGCAGCCTGCTGGAGATGCTCGACGAGTTGCTCAGGGAAGGGCGGAAGGTGCTGCTGTTCTCGCAGTTCACCTCGATGCTGGCGCTGATCGAGCAGGAGCTGGTCAAGCGCGGCATCCGCTACAGCCTGCTGACCGGCGACACCCGCGACCGCCGCGCGCCGGTGCAGCAGTTCCAGAACGGCGACAGCGAGGTGTTCCTGATCAGCCTCAAGGCCGGCGGCACCGGCCTGAACCTGACCGCCGCCGATACCGTGATCCACTACGACCCGTGGTGGAACCCGGCCAGCGAGAACCAGGCTACCGACCGTGCCTACCGTATCGGCCAGGACAAGCCGGTGTTCGTGTTCAAGCTGATCACCCGGGGCACGGTGGAAGAGAAGATCCAGCTGTTGCAGCAGGAGAAGGCCGCATTGGCGGCCGGGCTGCTTGATGGCGGGCAGGCCGGGCAGTGGCGGCTGGGGGATGATGAGATCGAGGCGCTGTTCGCGCCGCTGCCGGGCAAGCGCAACCGGTAA
- a CDS encoding CsiV family protein: MRAIRCLTLLLSLIAPAAFAAGPYQVEMLLVRQNAVPAFTSPFAPENWSAGAPRLDQAAERPPMLADEATRLQATADYTVLLHKAWQQQGESVAIHAGDEQFGHFPIEGNLSIKESRFIAVDASLWVNQLDSNGSVVRSEQFKQSNSNMKAGQLTFLDGGHLAVLIKVSPAGMRKMPVMDPEMMEQ; encoded by the coding sequence ATGCGCGCCATCCGTTGCCTGACCCTGCTGCTGTCGCTGATCGCGCCGGCGGCCTTCGCCGCAGGCCCGTATCAGGTGGAAATGCTCCTGGTGCGGCAGAACGCCGTGCCGGCCTTCACCAGCCCGTTCGCCCCGGAAAACTGGAGCGCCGGCGCCCCGCGCCTGGACCAGGCCGCCGAACGCCCGCCCATGCTGGCCGATGAGGCCACCCGCCTGCAGGCCACCGCCGACTACACCGTTCTGCTGCACAAAGCCTGGCAGCAACAGGGCGAGAGCGTCGCCATCCATGCCGGCGACGAGCAGTTCGGCCACTTCCCCATCGAAGGCAACCTGAGCATCAAGGAGAGCCGCTTCATCGCCGTTGACGCGAGCCTCTGGGTCAACCAGCTCGACAGCAACGGCAGCGTGGTGCGCAGCGAGCAGTTCAAGCAGAGCAACAGCAACATGAAAGCCGGCCAGCTGACCTTCCTCGACGGCGGCCACCTGGCCGTGCTGATCAAGGTCAGCCCTGCCGGCATGCGCAAGATGCCGGTGATGGACCCGGAGATGATGGAGCAGTGA
- the mfd gene encoding transcription-repair coupling factor encodes MSVLRLPQMSATAGKQTWGNLPGAALSLAIAEAASSAGRFTLLLTADSQAADRLEQELRFFAPELPVLPFPDWETLPYDLFSPHQDIISQRIASLYRLPELDHGILVVPVTTALHRLAPTRFLLGSSLVLDVGQKVDVEQMRTRLEASGYRCVDTVYEHGEFAVRGALIDLFPMGSKAPYRIDLFDDEIETLRTFDPETQRSIDKVDSIRLLPAREFPMQKDEVTRFKARFRERFDVDFRRSAIFQDLTSGIIPAGIEYYLPLFFEETATLFDYLPANTQVFSLPGVEQAAEHFWNDVRGRYEDRRGDLSRPLLPPAELFMPVEDCFARLKQWPRVVVSSEDIDTGAGRERFPARALPNLAIEAKANQPLAELSNFLDQFSGRVLFTAESAGRREVLLELLERLKLRPRTVENWADFVTGNERLAITIAPLDDGLLLDDPALALVAESPLFGQRVMQRRRREKRGEAANDAVIKNLTELREGAPVVHIDHGVGRYLGLATLEIDGQAAEFLTLEYAENAKLYVPVANLHLIARYTGSDDALAPLHRLGSEAWQKAKRKAAEQVRDVAAELLDIYARRAARKGYAFADPAADYATFSAGFPFEETPDQQAAIEAVRADMLAGQPMDRLVCGDVGFGKTEVAMRAAFIAVHSGRQVAVLVPTTLLAQQHYNSFRDRFAEWPVKVEVMSRFKSAKEVAAAAAELAEGKIDILIGTHKLLQDDVRFKDLGLAIIDEEHRFGVRQKEQLKALRSEVDILTLTATPIPRTLNMAVSGMRDLSIIATPPARRLSVRTFVMEQNKSTVKEALLRELLRGGQVYYLHNDVKTIEKCAADLAELVPEARIGIGHGQMRERELEQVMSDFYHKRFNVLIASTIIETGIDVPSANTIVIERADKFGLAQLHQLRGRVGRSHHQAYAYLLTPPRQQISSDAEKRLEAIANTQDLGAGFVLATNDLEIRGAGELLGEGQSGQIQAVGFTLYMEMLERAVKAIRKGTQPNLEQPLGGGPEINLRLPALIPEDYLPDVHARLILYKRIASAADEEGLKDLQVEMIDRFGLLPEPTKNLMRLTLLKLQAEKLGIKKVDAGPNGGKLEFEAETPVDPLTLIKLIQGQPKRYKFEGATQFRFLVPMERPEERFNTLEALFERLAPQTT; translated from the coding sequence GTGTCAGTTCTGCGCCTACCGCAAATGTCGGCCACGGCCGGCAAACAAACCTGGGGCAACCTGCCCGGTGCCGCCCTCAGCCTGGCCATCGCCGAAGCCGCCAGCAGCGCCGGCCGCTTCACCCTGCTGTTGACCGCCGACAGCCAGGCGGCCGACCGCCTGGAGCAGGAGCTGCGCTTCTTTGCGCCCGAGCTTCCGGTGCTGCCCTTCCCCGACTGGGAAACCCTGCCCTACGACCTGTTCTCGCCGCACCAGGACATCATCTCGCAGCGCATCGCCAGCCTGTACCGGCTGCCGGAACTGGATCACGGCATCCTCGTAGTGCCGGTGACCACCGCCCTGCACCGCCTGGCCCCCACGCGCTTCCTGCTGGGCAGCAGCCTGGTGCTGGACGTGGGCCAGAAGGTCGACGTGGAGCAGATGCGCACCCGGCTGGAAGCCAGCGGCTACCGCTGCGTCGATACGGTGTACGAGCATGGCGAATTCGCCGTGCGCGGCGCGCTGATCGACCTGTTCCCAATGGGCAGCAAGGCCCCCTATCGCATCGATTTGTTCGATGACGAGATCGAAACCCTGCGCACCTTCGACCCCGAGACCCAGCGCTCGATCGACAAGGTCGACTCGATCCGCCTGCTGCCGGCCCGCGAGTTCCCCATGCAGAAGGACGAGGTGACGCGCTTCAAGGCGCGTTTCCGCGAGCGCTTCGATGTGGATTTTCGCCGCAGTGCGATCTTCCAGGACCTCACCAGCGGCATCATCCCCGCTGGCATCGAGTACTACCTGCCGTTGTTCTTCGAAGAAACCGCCACCCTGTTCGACTACCTGCCGGCCAACACCCAGGTGTTCTCGCTGCCGGGTGTCGAGCAGGCCGCGGAGCACTTCTGGAACGATGTACGCGGCCGCTATGAAGACCGCCGCGGCGACCTCAGCCGGCCGCTGCTGCCGCCAGCCGAACTGTTCATGCCAGTTGAAGACTGCTTCGCCCGCCTCAAACAGTGGCCGCGGGTGGTGGTCAGCAGCGAGGACATCGACACCGGCGCCGGGCGCGAGCGCTTCCCGGCCCGCGCCCTGCCAAACCTTGCCATCGAGGCCAAGGCCAACCAGCCGCTGGCGGAGCTGTCGAACTTCCTCGACCAGTTCAGCGGCCGGGTGCTGTTCACCGCCGAGTCCGCCGGCCGGCGCGAAGTGCTGCTGGAGCTGCTCGAGCGCCTGAAGCTGCGCCCCAGGACTGTCGAAAACTGGGCCGACTTCGTCACCGGCAACGAGCGCCTGGCCATCACCATTGCCCCGCTGGACGACGGCCTGCTGCTGGACGACCCGGCCCTGGCGCTGGTGGCCGAGAGCCCGCTGTTCGGCCAGCGGGTGATGCAGCGCCGGCGCCGCGAGAAACGCGGCGAAGCCGCCAACGACGCGGTCATCAAGAACCTCACCGAGCTGCGCGAAGGCGCGCCGGTGGTGCACATCGACCACGGTGTGGGCCGCTACCTGGGCCTGGCCACCCTGGAAATCGACGGCCAGGCCGCCGAGTTCCTCACCCTCGAATACGCCGAAAACGCCAAGCTTTACGTGCCGGTGGCCAACCTGCACCTGATCGCCCGCTACACCGGCAGCGACGACGCCCTGGCGCCGCTGCACCGGCTGGGCTCCGAAGCCTGGCAGAAAGCCAAGCGCAAGGCCGCCGAACAGGTGCGCGACGTGGCCGCCGAGCTGCTCGACATCTATGCCCGCCGCGCCGCGCGCAAGGGTTACGCCTTCGCCGACCCGGCCGCCGACTACGCCACCTTCAGCGCCGGCTTCCCGTTCGAGGAAACCCCCGACCAGCAGGCCGCCATCGAAGCGGTGCGCGCCGACATGCTCGCCGGCCAGCCGATGGACCGCCTGGTGTGCGGCGACGTCGGCTTCGGCAAAACCGAGGTCGCCATGCGCGCGGCGTTCATCGCCGTGCACAGCGGCCGCCAGGTGGCGGTGCTGGTGCCCACCACCCTGCTCGCCCAGCAGCACTACAACAGCTTCCGCGACCGCTTTGCCGAATGGCCGGTGAAGGTCGAGGTGATGAGCCGCTTCAAGTCCGCCAAGGAAGTTGCAGCCGCCGCGGCGGAGCTGGCCGAAGGCAAGATCGACATCCTCATCGGCACCCACAAGCTGTTGCAGGATGATGTGCGCTTCAAGGACCTGGGCCTGGCGATCATCGACGAAGAACACCGCTTCGGGGTACGCCAGAAAGAACAGCTCAAGGCCCTGCGCAGCGAGGTGGACATCCTCACCCTCACCGCAACGCCGATCCCGCGCACCCTCAACATGGCGGTGTCGGGCATGCGCGACCTGTCGATCATCGCCACGCCGCCGGCGCGACGCCTGTCGGTACGCACCTTCGTCATGGAGCAGAACAAGAGCACGGTCAAGGAGGCCCTGCTGCGTGAGCTGCTGCGCGGCGGCCAGGTGTACTACCTGCACAACGACGTGAAAACCATCGAAAAATGCGCCGCCGACCTGGCCGAGCTGGTACCCGAGGCGCGCATCGGCATCGGCCACGGGCAGATGCGCGAGCGCGAGCTCGAACAGGTGATGAGCGACTTCTATCACAAGCGCTTCAACGTGCTGATCGCCTCGACCATCATCGAGACCGGCATCGACGTGCCCAGCGCCAACACCATCGTCATCGAGCGCGCCGACAAGTTCGGCCTGGCCCAGTTGCACCAGCTGCGCGGCCGGGTCGGGCGCAGCCACCACCAGGCCTACGCCTACCTGCTCACGCCACCGCGCCAGCAAATCAGCAGCGACGCCGAAAAACGCCTGGAAGCCATCGCCAATACGCAAGACCTGGGCGCAGGCTTTGTACTGGCCACCAACGACCTCGAGATCCGCGGCGCCGGCGAACTGCTGGGTGAAGGCCAGAGCGGGCAGATCCAGGCCGTGGGCTTCACGCTCTACATGGAAATGCTCGAACGCGCGGTCAAGGCCATCCGCAAGGGCACCCAGCCCAACCTCGAGCAACCACTGGGCGGCGGCCCGGAGATCAACCTGCGCCTGCCGGCGCTGATCCCCGAGGACTACCTGCCCGACGTGCATGCGCGGCTGATCCTGTACAAGCGCATCGCCTCGGCCGCCGACGAAGAAGGCCTGAAAGACCTGCAGGTAGAGATGATCGACCGCTTCGGCCTGCTGCCCGAGCCGACCAAGAACCTGATGCGCCTGACCCTGCTCAAGCTGCAGGCCGAGAAGCTCGGTATCAAGAAGGTCGACGCCGGCCCCAACGGCGGCAAGCTGGAGTTCGAGGCCGAGACGCCAGTGGACCCGCTGACCCTGATCAAACTGATCCAGGGCCAACCGAAACGCTACAAGTTCGAAGGCGCGACGCAGTTCCGCTTCCTGGTGCCGATGGAACGCCCCGAAGAACGCTTCAATACCTTGGAGGCGCTGTTCGAGCGCCTCGCCCCACAGACCACTTAA